The following proteins are co-located in the Candidatus Phytoplasma asteris genome:
- a CDS encoding replicative DNA helicase, producing the protein MLTSEQKALKQLINYIEQSQWEKLNLYCQIINPKNLLDPKNTKIFTALKYLFLEKQISHPWDKPTTKSIIIKELLIYLQTNFPQYNFTLDSLNYLNDDFNNQNNNHFLDNLKHTYTQEKLFQQLIKIISPTYENQDPYHKNLYYQEIFDKLRNFISSIPHKSDQTLLTLNQMASLHPEFFDTDQQSRQKIQEEYYRLSETFKGLNQSTKGFKKGQIITIGGYTGLGKTTFVYNLLLDIAKTKHKEISHYPHILVFSYEMTLEENLNRLLAHQTQIPLDVILDKNFEDTNITPLKYTERMKIAKQFFANINLSFSYDKSKNIDYVIDLVYRLYLEKQAEIIVIDHLQITKTTNHLENDRLAIDEIMTKLKKIAIELNIVIIILSQFSRDTYSNYQGKSPEITALKGSGGIETNSDIVLMMSEFQPKLSKDKEKPINIYNSTLEDLYSDYNDNENQKIIEVCIKKNRSGTKKTLVYHFEMTTQTFQEIGYVLPYKIETYY; encoded by the coding sequence ATGTTAACCAGTGAACAAAAAGCGTTAAAACAATTAATAAATTATATCGAACAAAGCCAATGGGAAAAGTTAAACCTTTATTGCCAAATAATCAACCCCAAAAATTTACTTGACCCCAAAAATACAAAAATATTTACAGCTTTAAAATATTTATTTTTAGAAAAACAAATATCTCATCCGTGGGACAAACCCACTACAAAATCCATTATTATCAAAGAGTTATTAATATATTTACAAACTAATTTCCCACAATATAATTTTACTTTAGATTCTTTAAATTATTTAAATGATGATTTTAATAACCAAAATAATAATCATTTTTTAGACAATCTAAAACATACCTACACCCAAGAAAAACTATTTCAACAATTAATAAAAATCATTAGCCCAACATACGAAAACCAAGACCCTTACCACAAAAATTTATATTACCAAGAAATATTTGATAAATTAAGAAATTTTATCTCTTCAATCCCCCACAAATCCGACCAAACCTTATTAACTTTAAATCAAATGGCCTCTTTACATCCTGAATTTTTTGATACCGATCAACAATCAAGACAAAAAATCCAAGAAGAATATTACCGCTTATCAGAAACTTTTAAAGGACTCAACCAATCCACAAAAGGATTCAAAAAAGGTCAAATCATAACTATTGGGGGGTATACTGGATTAGGTAAAACAACTTTTGTCTATAATCTTCTTTTAGATATAGCAAAAACCAAACACAAAGAAATATCTCATTATCCTCATATTTTGGTATTTTCTTATGAAATGACCTTAGAAGAAAATTTAAATCGTTTATTAGCCCACCAAACTCAAATTCCTCTAGATGTTATTTTAGATAAAAATTTTGAAGATACCAATATCACACCTCTCAAATACACGGAAAGGATGAAAATAGCAAAACAATTTTTCGCCAACATAAATTTATCATTTAGTTATGATAAAAGCAAAAATATTGATTATGTAATCGATTTAGTTTATCGCCTTTATTTAGAAAAACAAGCAGAAATTATCGTCATTGACCACCTTCAAATCACCAAAACCACAAATCACTTAGAAAATGACCGTCTAGCCATTGACGAAATCATGACTAAATTAAAAAAAATAGCCATTGAATTAAACATTGTTATTATCATTTTATCTCAATTTTCAAGAGATACATACAGCAATTATCAAGGTAAATCACCAGAAATAACAGCTTTAAAAGGCAGTGGTGGAATTGAAACTAACTCCGATATCGTCTTAATGATGTCTGAATTCCAACCCAAATTATCCAAAGACAAAGAAAAACCCATAAATATATATAATTCAACCTTAGAAGATCTATATTCAGATTATAATGACAATGAAAATCAAAAAATAATCGAAGTATGTATCAAAAAAAATAGAAGTGGTACCAAAAAAACCTTAGTTTATCACTTTGAAATGACCACTCAAACCTTCCAAGAAATCGGTTATGTTTTGCCTTATAAAATAGAAACTTATTATTAA